The window CTTTACTAACATGAACAATGTCCAGAGCTTCCTGTAACATCATCAAAGAGTCTTTAAATCAATCTAGAGAAAGAGACAAAATAGAAATGTGAAATGAGTAGAGAAGAGGAATAAGAAAGTATCGTAATGAAAGAGATAACTACCTTAACACTATGAAAACGTTCAGCATCATCAACTCCATTGATTGAATAACAATTACTCTGTCCCAAATATTTGTACTCATGTGCGCTTGTCAGATTTAGCTTCTCTGTGTATAAATGAATGGAGGAAAAAATAATTCAACAACTGATAGGTCAGAGAGTCTTAAAAATCTCATTTATAAGACTCCTTATAGTGTTCATTTTTCCTAATCATACCTCTAAGTGCAGGTGAAGCCCCAGCACAAAgttggtaaaatatatggtatGACCTTTCCCCTTCAGCACATTGAACCACTCTAGACTGTTAAAATGTGTCAACATATAAAGACAAAATGTCAATGAACCATCCATTTCAAAAAGAGAAAGATATCAAGTAGGGAAACTCATCTAAAAGAAGCTACCTTTTCTAGTAAAACTGCAAAATTTGAAGAACCCACAAAAACAAAGTTAAGTTAGCTTTGTATAGGAAAATGAACAAACGACGTGAAGCAGTATGATTGTTTACACTTACAGGTCTGAACTTGAGCACCCGATATCTTTCCGCTTTCACTAAAATGAATCTCTATCAGCTTCCCCTGTAAATTTTAATACCAAAAAAGTATTGTCAGACACACTAGAGAATCAAAATGTACAAAAGAACACAATGATGAAGGGCTTACAAAACGACTAGAGTTATCATTTCTCAAAGTTTTAGCATTTCCAAATGCTTCCAAAATGGGATTAGTCTTAAGTATCTCATATTCAATCCCGCTTCCACCTCCAAGAGCAGCCAAGTATTGCATAGCTATCTTAGCTGTCTCAGTTTTCCCTGCTCCACTCTCGCCGCTGTATGACAAAGAGAATCTTGTAACAAGAATACACCACAATATACCCAAACTAGAAGCACTACATTCGACAAATCCACTTAAAAGATGACGTTTGACTAACCTGATAATGATAGATTGGTTAACCTCATCTGGATATGAAAAGATAAAACTGTGTGAGAACTGAAATGCTTTTAATGCTAATGTTCCACAATTAACAAACAAAGAAGCATGATCCCACCGCGTATCATTTCACGAATTGCTGTGTCTGCAATGGCATAGACATGAGGACTTTCATTTGATTTCTTCCTGTATGCTTCAATGTAGCGATTTCCATAGAGAGGAACCTCCTTGAAAGGATTCACAGCCACCAAAACTGGTCCAGCTTTTGTCTAGCACCACAAAAGGAAAAaggttagaaaaaaaaacaatagtaaAATGCTGGAAACATATATGGTAACAGATTCAGCGGAAAGACTTACGTATATCATGTCTTGGTTGTACCTATAGTTGAGATTGTACAACACTGATGGCTCATTTAAGTAACTTAGTTGCATTAGATCATCCACTCCATCAAGAATATCAGGATTTGCAGGTACTAGAGTCTCTGATATAACTTTCATAACCTGTTAAAATCAATGCAGAATTAAAAcacttgaaatatttttaactcATGTCCTATCTTAGGAATACAAAAGGTCACTTACTTTTCCCTCTGGCAAAGAAACAACAGACTCATCTCCTGAAGTTGACAGTATCTTCCCAAGCTCCCAGTTACCATTTGGAAGTTGAACCCAAGATTGCAGTACCtaaagttgaaaaaaaactGTCAAAATCTCATTCCATATACATATAAGTTTGTTCTCAGCTTTGGTAAAAACCCACCTTCTTCCGAGCATATGCGCTAGTATCACTCCACCTGCGTTCATCATTCTGAGGCAAGGGCATTGTAGCAGCACCAGGATCCACATCATCAGTTAAAGACTGCTCTTCAAGGGACACACCGTGACCACTATATGGTGAATCCTCACTATCTCCAGCTTGACTAACACCATTCCTCAAGCCAAAACTCGGTCTAGAAGAATTTTCACCATCGAATCTGTAGTCTGCTGGCAAAGATTTAAGAGACAGCATGGATGGAGACACCTTTTGGGACATTGTTGCTGCAGGAAAGAAGGAAGGAAGCTAATAAGCTCAAATGAAAGTATTCAAGAGACAATCCCATATACATGGTTTCAATCAAAGCTTTTAGAAGAAGAACCCCACTCAAAAAGACCTATCTAGTTTTTGATTAAACATAATGGAGGGGACCATAACTCTAGGACATAGACCGAACTGCTTTTCTTTCTCTCGAGCTTCAGTCACTGTTTTCAAGTTCCTCAATCAAATGTTTTAGGCCTATCTCTTGGATAAAATAAAGTCTTATCTACAGATCTCATGCATACATTCACCAAAATTTGATCTTTCATTATAAAAGGTATACTAAATCTTGAGAAAGAAGATTattaaacaaagaaagaaactttcaacaaatcaaatttatcaaattgacaaaaaaaaaaaaaaaactaagttaGCTAGATACAAAAACTCACTGGACATAAACAAATCGTAAGAAAGCTACGAACTTTATATCTAGTAAAGCAGAATACATAGTCTGagaatacacaaaaaaaaaaaatgcagaaaCTTTCAAATTTTCAAGTACCTTACAAAAAGTTAGATTCTCGGGAGAAAACTTCAGATTCTAAGAGAAGAGTGAGAGATCTCAGGCGCAGAAGAGAGTTCTGATTCAGTAAACTTCAGACAATGAGAGTAAAAAAGGTAAGAGTAGAAACCAAAATGCCCTGGGAGTAACACTGGTGAGACTTGCTTCAATTTACTGAGAAATTTGGGAAGTGCTGCTGCGAGTGAGTGAAGAAGATGCAGCAGAGCTTTTTCTCTGCTTCacaagaataataaaaaaatggaaactgCTGTTTATTTTTGAGCCTTTTATCTTTGAACTCAACAAAAAGAATTAcagttgtttttaattttttaattcgaaaattttgaatgttttttacCACCAACTGAATTTTGGTCACCTCACGTGGTCTGAATGACGACTATACCCTCGTTTTTCTTTTCCTAACTcaagtttcaaatttttttctgTTACTGATATTTAATGTTCTTAATTCAGATTACAGttgtacaaacaaaaaaatttcggATTACACAAACGATTCCAgctttcaaaattttgatgttACACATACGATTCCATCTTTCAATCTTAACTGAAGTTTCAAAATTCTATATGCTTAGTTTTCAATATAAAATCTGCtgtatttatgtttttcatATGACAATATCAGTTTACTTGAATTTTGATCAGCAGATTGTATATCTAATAATGATTGTTTCGTTGAGAAAAATAACTCTACCATGTTATCTCGGCCATTGAATTATCAACAAACTAATTAAAttcctttctcaaaaaaaaacaaccaaatTAAAGTGCAAGATATAAAGAGATTGTTATCTGTCCAGATAttctaccttttttttttcaaaaaaactggttgaaaataaaaatattaaatttattttcaacgTTTAAGTcaaccaaaaattaattaacacGATGCTGATTTTTTTATGTATACTAGGTTTTAATAGAAAGGTACAAACATCCTTTTGAAGATTAACACACAACCAATATATGAAAGATCTCTAATAGAAATCTTCATGATATTCTGAAACCAAGTTCTTaagatataaataatattagctATAGATTATGAAATCATTCAACTTATACAACGTACATGCCTCAATGGAACAAAAAGACTAAATAAAAGTAAAGTTAATGGTGTGTACACACAACTCAAATCGTCATTGACTTTAACAATTTGGTATATGATGTGTTTCTTAATGAAATTAGATTATCAAAGCTAATTGCGATTGACATCACCTTCTATTTCACGCTATCATTACTTATTTTTTAATCTTCAAGTACATTTATATGAGTATTGTTACCTTGTCGAATATGAAAAACATGTTCCGGCCATGTGATCAAGTATGCCTTTCGAAATCAGTTTTTAATATGTCGACCACATTATAATGTCACATTAAGAAATAGCCGTGGGGAAAATAGTGATTGCAAAGTTGCTATTATGTGTAAATTCTAAACTCATTTTCAGTTCTCACCCAAAAATATAAAAGGTTGAACTCAATGATGAAAAGGTCAAAAAGACTTTCAAACACATCACAAGGGATTACTCATCTGATGCTTCTTTTAGATATGTTATCAGCTTTGTTTCCCACTTTCTACATTTCGTCGTGTTCCATATTTATCGATGTTTAGATTTCATGTCCGAATATAGATTGGGTTTGGTTTAGGTCAATCCAAAGCCGTGCGTGAAGATAGATAAACAATAATGCAAATGAAAGAAAAACTGTATTTCTATAACTTGACTAGACGATAAAATCACGGAaccaaataaaagtatatatcccctatatattatttgagaagcattacaacatttttttgtagccacatgtcatcactagaatgattcttagaatccttagagaaatatgttggtccatctaaatatataataaactttttattaaactaaccataaatacattattaatgtgcttcattatttccataaataaaattacggaattacctaatatggctaaagtatatatgacaattaatgactttgaataataaagatttgataaaaataagtgtatgttatattatatttgtttaattttaaactattaaaataaattaaacaatcatagtaaccatttaataaaaattaaaaaaattctttatatgttgtattttgaatttttaaaaacgaatataaattagtaaaaccattaaaagtttcacattcaaattttgtgatctatgctttaaactttttgttatgacatgatacaaataattaaaaaatcatataagttgaaagtgtcatttaataagtattaaaaataatatatatataaaaatatatatgtatatgcatattaaattatatgtcatataagaaaataaataaatatcttaattttgaaatttacttttaacaaaaaaatttgaaaaaatattgacaaattaatttttaaaaatattataaattacataaactattaatcccaccgtgaaaattttgttatcagtaatttaaattttttgctataatagatacaaatgataaaaaaaacatgagcaaacagcatcatttaataaatattaatattaaaatatactatatatatgttactatcatttaaatttaattatataccatatcaaatagaaaaaatattcttttggattaataaaatttatttatatgttcgcaccaacttaattatataggtaatagttactgactttttaattattcaatatatatttattgtttcataataggttagaaacatataatatataaaataatttatatatataatattcattccgcgcaaagcgcgggtcttaacctagttctTTCTTGTTACATGTGATGTGAGAGTAGGATTAGACATATATAAGACTATACTAATAACATGACTGGAGTCGGATTAAAATATTCATTCTTCTTCATCGCGTATCCGAATCTTGTAAACTTGGGGCATGTTTAAATTCTCTTTTACGTATTGAAGCTACCATTTTTGTGAAACTTTTTTGATCAATTTTTTTCTCTCAAGAGTTCCAAACAGCAATGACTTTAGCCACCAATTACCATCTTCAGATCATAGGACACACACACACTCAGCCACACATAAAAGCAGCAGCAAAGTCTTAGAACATGCAAAGATGTCTAACACCGATCATTTTCACACTTGTGAATCGCACTAATCATGTCAACACCATGcaaacatattatataataacttactacaacaacaacagcaaaatGACAATACCACCTTGGTTACTGCTTCTCAAAATACTATTCCATCATTGATTGAATTCTTATCAATCATATTCCATAACCCCATCAACATAATTTAGAGGGGTAGATAAAAGAGTTATCATCAAATTCGTATCAATGTTTATGTTATGCCCACTCAACAAATCCAAGAACAGTCGTTAATAGATAAACCATTTTTTAACAGATGAACCAAAAATTAATTCCTTCATCTAGTAATTTAACCCTATCTTTAACCCCAAAAAAAGTGTACTTAGAACCCTTATGAGTAAAAAGATACGATTTAGACCTTTGGATAAACTATACGAACCCCTTTTATTTTTAACCTAGAGAAAGTTCCTTGGTCGCCATGCAAAGGTCCTGCGTCCCTAATTCCTTATACGTTTGTTAAGTCGTTACCAGATGGTGGGTGAAAGTTGGTGATTTTGGCGACGGAGTCCTCATCATCTATAAAACATAATCCATATATATTTCATTCAATTTTGCAAATACTTATCGTGTCCTTTAACGTATTGCATGTGGTGAAGTGTGCCTTTTGAAAATCACATTCCATTGCCTCCCGCATTATACGTTATTACATGCCATTTAAGAAGATAAAGCAATGGGAAAATGCTCTGCAAATGTGCGACTGTGTAAATATAAGGAGAGCTTTTGACAACAAAAAGCTGTAAAgtcatttgatataaaaatgTCACAAAACACACCACAAGGGACTGTTTGTTAGATATATCTCTTTTTGTAGATATTAATCAATCAACTTTGTCTGCCACTTCATATTTTCAGTCTTCGGGTCTCGATTTCACTTTCAGACCCACTCCACAGAACTTGTTATATGAGAAAATAACCAAGATAACACATTTATATGAAATATTCCGATTTTTAAAACTCACATTCGTTATATAAATCCCAAAATAACACCGACAAGGAAAATCCTCCTTTGTTTTTTACTTTGTAAATGTACAAAATATTGCAAAATATCAATGTCACTTTTTTCCTAATGAAACTGCCTTTTGTTTTGGTGAGAACTTGTGCACATCCTTCTCCCAATCCAATTTTCCAAGCAATGACTCTGGCCATACTGCACAACAAAAGAAACCAAGTAAATTTTTTAGGACAAAGTAGTTTCATATTATCTTCAACGCACTACAATGTAAACCTCATGGAACCAAAAACATGTAGCTGTAAAGTGGTTAAAAGAAACCCAACCATAAAGGTCAAAACCTGAAGTATGATAAAAAAATCCAATCAGCAGTTACACTAATGGTAATGGATTAGCCAGAATCCGTAACAAATTCACCCTTATCCACATTTCTCAGTTTACAATTACAAAGCACAATTTTTTACAAACTAAAGCACAGAGAACAGATCACCAGAAGTGTTAAAATCCTCAAGTTACTTAAATATCACATACCCAATTGGCCAATTCACTAAAAACGGAAGTTAGAAGTTTCAAGACATTAGACACTCATATATGCATCAAACTTTCTATTTTCTACAAGGCCTTAAATGCTTTCAGCACCCTCTTTATTTCTTAGGGTAAAGACAGGAGTCAAAAAAGTTTCTTTATCTTATCTAAACAGCCAAGGTTAGCGCATTACAGGGAGATTTAGCTCGGAAACCCAAAGATACCATAAAAGCAAGGATATATATTGCAAACAGAGAAAGGAGCAGCAAGAGAAATGGAGGAACTAGTTTTTTGCCTATGCATTTTCTTGATCAAGCAGTCACATTTGATCTCCTTATCTATCACCATTCCAAAACAGATGCCTAAACGAAGATTTAACTTCAATAACCCGTAGAAATGACAATGTTCTTGCAGCCACACAAAGACAACAacagagaaaacaaacaaaGGGTTTCTTACTTAGTAAGTCAAAAATACAAACCTCAATCCAAATCTTCCTGCCTGGTCCCAAGATTAGACCCACCTCCACCACCAGCACCACCAccagcaccaccaccaccacttccAGGTGGTCCTGACCCTGAACCATCCCGTCTCCCACCAAACGTCCAAGGAAGCTGCACACTAAAGCTCCTCGGAGTCTGCCCACCATCCCCACTCGTCTGACCTCCTTGCCCCTGACTCCTGCTCTCATAATCAGGATCATCCGTAGGCAACTCATACCGACAAACCGGACAAGAGTTATGCAACTCCAGCCACGGCATCAAACAATCCTGATGAAACACATGCTTGCAAGGCATCTGCTTCACATCGCCGCCATCCTCAAACTCATCCATACAAACAGCACACTGGTTCATCTCAGACTTCAACATATCCTTACTCACCTTAACAGTAGGCAGCCCCTCGATAGCCGATTTCGAAGCCGGAGGAGTTCCGTAGCGGTTGGGATCGTTCTCCGCGAGCTGCTGAATCAGCTGCTCGAGACCAGGGCCAAAGAAGTAGTCCCCGAGATGCCCCGGGGCTTGGTTAGAGGGATCCAAGGGATGATCCTCGATCAAGAACTGCACGTGCGTGCCGCTGGACTGGAGATGCTGGAGATGGTTCTGGAGGAAGGAAAACGGATCAAAGGCGCCGCCTTGAGGCTGGTTCTGGGCAGAGCGGGGTCCGAAGAAGCTCGGGTTTGCGGAGGAAGGAGGAGGGGCGGAGGAGGAGCCGAAGAGGAGAGGGAGCAAGGTGGAGAAAGGATCGGCCATGGGGAAGAAATCGGAAGCGGCGGGGTTGAGATTCGCGGGTAGAGTAGGGACGGGTTCGTCGTATTCTTCAAGAAAGCCGCCGGAGCAAAGAGGGCAGAAAGGATCGGCGGCGGAGGAGATTGAGATGTTGACTGTGTGGTTGCACTGGTAGCAAAAGAACATCTTTTCAACCGCGGGGGCGGTGGAGGCAGCTGAGTTTCCGCCGGAAGACATGACGGAATCTGCGAAATTTCGTCGGAGggagagatgagagagagaagaaaagaacCGTCACGGGAGAGAGAATATTCTTTGGTATGTGGCCGACTCAATGTTTTTCCTACACGATGATTAAAGTATTTGGGCTTTACCATACAGTCAGCCCATGTAATGTTTTTCTTTACTATTAAGGAATGTTATATTGTCATATATTTGACTTACTgactttggagatttttttggTGGAATTATCCTTTTTGTGGATTCTATActaatttttcaaaaagaaaatttagattttaatagAATCTGGTGAATACTGAATCTGATAACtttcttttacaaatttattacAAAACTGAATTGAGAgataaatcataaatatattcgagtttaactaaaaaaatagaattgggactaggcaaataaaccgaacccgaaaatccgaactgAACCTGATCCAATAAAATGATTCTGAACCGATCTGAATCCAACATAAATatcgaatggatcttgttttatattatttcagGTTATGGGTGGGTATTATTCGAACTGAACCCGAActtaaatggatatccgatagaacccaaaacattcaaaattccaaaaaaaacttGTACCGAACATGATTTCGATTCATAATATGTATACAAAATACACTAATGGTGACCAAAGAATGACGAGGAATAATGCATTTTCTACCATTCCGAAAAAATTATCATTCACAAGGGATAATTTTTCCTTATCATTCCatttcattacttttttttgtagagaaataaagaataaaattattccttgttaaatttgaaaaagaatgGTCACTACATTCCTTTCTTCCTgctattttaaatttcattccTGCTATTTTGTTTCTCTGCATTTCTTTCTTATTCGTTCCTTTTGTTTCCAGAATTGTTACTAGTCGGACCCTAaagatattgaagaacatctaaaataattgTCTATTACACGAAGGTTGATGTTTGAAAGTGGTGGTGATGCTTAAGGGTTTTagatttagttttgttttcgttgaataatgtttctcatttcatgagaacttggttttatggttttatctattttgttttctttctatcaataactatgtttcacttttgtttaattttgaatgatcacgtttgatgttCTTTTCTTAGTTTTgaaccgattttacttatgttttggttacaagaTATGTACTGATCAAATACTTTAAAACtaaagaaccgattttacttatgttttggttacaaaatagatacaaatcaggtacttttaaactaaagaaccgattgggatccgaacccgaaaatatattgggttgtaccggttctttgaggATTTACTAACCACGGCCCGGACCTTTTAGAACCCAAATCGGTCTcaaaccgaactttcatataattcgaatgggctgattttgataaacccgaaaaactgAGATCCGATTGGACAAAATAGAAACcagattgggaccccgaatgctcATGCCTATTACATAATCAGTAAacaaattgaataaaatttaaatactaaaaaCTAGAAATTGATTTACTTTTGCGGTCTTTTTAATAGATAATGTAGTGACTTCTATAAACTAGAAATCCAAGGTGTACTATTCTCCTCCTATAACTAGGGAATGGATTAGGTgttgtgtgttgtgttgtgtaaAAAGTTATTTACCAACCTTATCTTTGTTCATCTTCGGATGAGGGAAAGTACAAGTTAGTTGGTAACAAGAGTTTATCAATGTTACCCATTACCAAATATCATGGACAGGTTTGGCTGTTTGTTAGAGTGTTTCTTTTACAGTCCTGTCTTCTTATTTGGTTTTGCATTTTCACATAAGAGATCAGAATATTTCCTTTCTGTAGATAATTTATATACTTTGGACAATAATACCAGAAACTGAAACCTGTCATCAAACAAATCCATAATCTCTTTCAAAAACAATAGAAACTTGCTATATAACTCCTTTTTCAAATATAAGACTATTCTGATTCTACTGATGACTATTACTTGCTCCCTAGCATTATAACTCACTCTCTCAAACAAAGATTCGCAGAAATGTCAAGTAATAGTACAACTGTACAAATACTTAAGACAAACTGATTTCACTTTCGAATACTTTTTAATTCTCTTAGCTTTCTTAAGATTCAATTTAAGATTTGCAACAGAGACATTAATGAATAAAGAAAGAATAAATCAAGACACTGAATACGGTTTTCTAAATCTTTTTTGTACGTGTAAGCATAAAGCTTCTAGTTCTGCTTGAACCATTGATTAATGACTTTATTAATAATAGATTGATTACTTGATACATCTGATCATATCTGAAacatcttttttctttctgtatCACATTCACATGTCCAAGCCATCTGCAAAATTATTTAAACGTCAAGAAGAAAGCTAAGACCATTTGCATTTTCAGTTTCTTGTTGtttctaaatgctattatagaacAAATATATAGATGAACTGGAGATGCTTTTAGATTTCAATGGAATCTTATTAAATATAGAATCTGATAACTTTCTTTTACAAATTTACTAACAAAACTGAATTGTGAAATCGATTATATTTAGAGTTTAACTGGTATGCCACCTCTCCGTCTCGGACCAagtcttgataaacggagaggcCAAAGGGAATATCGTGCCGTCACGGGGTCTCCGACAGGGCGATCCGCTGTCTCCGTTTCTGTTTATTTTATGCACGGAAGTTCTGATCTCGCATATAAAACAAGCGGAGAGAGATCAAACTATTACGGGAATCAAGATTGCTAGAGGGAGCCCCGCCATCTCTCATTTACTCTTCGCCGATGACAGCCTCTTCTTCTGCAAAGCGGAGCAATCTCAATGCAGGGAACTGGTTCgctgatgttaggagttttcaaggctcctaagacaaatgctgtagtataaatgattgtcgaaccagttctgagagatatcaaagcaccgagaatgcaagtaatcacttaatctaagtgcaatcaatgatttagatgggtttttaaactatgactaattaaaagaaataactaaatgatactttcttaactattggaaaagagaactcatggatatagggattagacctcgggtgatcaagtttcgaactaaagatggcaaacgatcaatcaatctattaaccttaagcttggacacaatcctaaacaaactctatgtctagatgaatgttcatttacttaacacaattcaaacatcaaatgtctttggttgaataatatgaaagcaatcataacCAGCAAGTCCAatggctatcttagcacctctaacaacaaatgtctttggcaaagtatgctaaaagctaagaagagttgtctcgggcatttcctcgaacacctttcgggggGAAATGCCTAAGATTCAactactgagtggccaactcagaagatgcattatgctcactcaactagcaaggaaatatgaatgatctacactaaaacatcctagttctaacctaatcaccctcaatctccctaacccatgaattcaaaagggattactcactaatctccatgattcctcttaaacccatgttggatttcagattaatcatgtagagaaacacaggaaaaatagataagaacacagaattctcaataataaactgatcaattgattcaaagagatgactttccaaaggtttttggtggtttttctaagaacaaagataaTCCCCTcttggtggcttacagagtattaaaacataggttttcagaataaaaaacgtgcataataaaatgacaaaaaggCCCTTGAGAAAACATGAATTCGAG is drawn from Brassica rapa cultivar Chiifu-401-42 chromosome A05, CAAS_Brap_v3.01, whole genome shotgun sequence and contains these coding sequences:
- the LOC103869384 gene encoding E3 ubiquitin-protein ligase RING1-like isoform X1, whose product is MSSGGNSAASTAPAVEKMFFCYQCNHTVNISISSAADPFCPLCSGGFLEEYDEPVPTLPANLNPAASDFFPMADPFSTLLPLLFGSSSAPPPSSANPSFFGPRSAQNQPQGGAFDPFSFLQNHLQHLQSSGTHVQFLIEDHPLDPSNQAPGHLGDYFFGPGLEQLIQQLAENDPNRYGTPPASKSAIEGLPTVKVSKDMLKSEMNQCAVCMDEFEDGGDVKQMPCKHVFHQDCLMPWLELHNSCPVCRYELPTDDPDYESRSQGQGGQTSGDGGQTPRSFSVQLPWTFGGRRDGSGSGPPGSGGGGAGGGAGGGGGSNLGTRQEDLD
- the LOC103869384 gene encoding E3 ubiquitin-protein ligase RING1-like isoform X2 yields the protein MSSGGNSAASTAPAVEKMFFCYQCNHTVNISISSAADPFCPLCSGGFLEEYDEPVPTLPANLNPAASDFFPMADPFSTLLPLLFGSSSAPPPSSANPSFFGPRSAQNQPQGGAFDPFSFLQNHLQHLQSSGTHVQFLIEDHPLDPSNQAPGHLGDYFFGPGLEQLIQQLAENDPNRYGTPPASKSAIEGLPTVKVSKDMLKSEMNQCAVCMDEFEDGGDVKQMPCKHVFHQDCLMPWLELHNSCPVCRYELPTDDPDYESRSQGQGGQTSGDGGQTPRSFSVQLPWTFGGRRDGSGSGPPGGGGGGSNLGTRQEDLD